A window of the Flavobacterium sangjuense genome harbors these coding sequences:
- the pepE gene encoding dipeptidase PepE → MKKMIIASTSTIHGSGYLEYLLPTLEIHFKGCDEILFIPYARPGGISHDDYTTTVRSAFAKINKTVKGLHEFANPMEAIQNAKGIFTGGGNTFLLVTQLYQNKVMEVLVKVVENGTPYLGSSAGSNITGLTMQTTNDMPIIYPPSFKTLGLIPFNLNPHYLDADLQSKHMGETRETRIKEFHAFNDSPVLGLREGSWLEVSGSTILLKGNLSARLFNQNKAPEELAPETDLAFLGK, encoded by the coding sequence ATGAAGAAAATGATTATTGCCAGCACGTCAACCATTCATGGTAGTGGCTATTTAGAATACTTGTTACCAACCTTAGAAATTCATTTCAAGGGATGTGACGAAATACTATTTATTCCGTATGCTCGTCCCGGGGGAATCTCGCATGATGATTATACAACTACTGTTCGTTCGGCTTTCGCCAAAATAAATAAAACCGTAAAAGGTTTGCATGAATTTGCTAATCCGATGGAAGCGATTCAAAATGCAAAGGGAATTTTCACCGGCGGCGGAAATACTTTTTTATTGGTAACTCAGTTATATCAAAACAAGGTGATGGAAGTTTTGGTAAAAGTTGTCGAAAACGGAACACCATATCTTGGTTCGAGTGCCGGAAGCAACATCACCGGATTGACGATGCAAACCACGAATGATATGCCGATTATTTATCCTCCGAGTTTTAAAACCTTGGGATTAATTCCTTTTAATCTGAATCCGCATTATCTTGATGCTGATTTGCAGAGCAAACACATGGGTGAAACTCGGGAAACCAGAATTAAAGAATTCCATGCTTTTAATGATTCGCCCGTTTTAGGATTACGTGAAGGAAGCTGGCTGGAAGTAAGCGGCTCAACCATTTTATTGAAAGGAAATTTAAGTGCCCGATTGTTTAATCAAAATAAAGCACCCGAAGAATTAGCACCCGAAACCGATTTAGCATTTTTAGGAAAATAA
- the rlmN gene encoding 23S rRNA (adenine(2503)-C(2))-methyltransferase RlmN yields the protein MEIEKKDIRSLTKEQLRDFFVANGDKAFRGNQVYEWLWSKASHNFEDMTNVSKETRTMLENNFVINHIKVDQMQRSEDGTVKNAVRLHDGLIVESVLIPTETRTTACVSSQVGCSLDCNFCATARLKRMRNLEPGEIYDQVVAIDKESRLYYNRPLSNIVFMGMGEPLMNYNNVMKAITMITSEEGLGMSPKRITVSTSGVSKMIKKMADDDVKFKLAVSLHSAIEETRNHIMPFTKNFQLPELKEALQYWYQKTKSKVTYEYVVWKGINDDKSSIDALVKFCKYVPCKVNLIEYNPIDDGEFQQASDEAIDNYIKALAKNDIVAKVRRSRGKDIDAACGQLANKS from the coding sequence ATGGAAATCGAGAAGAAAGACATCCGAAGTTTAACCAAAGAACAATTACGCGATTTTTTTGTGGCCAATGGTGACAAAGCATTTCGTGGCAATCAGGTTTATGAATGGCTTTGGAGCAAAGCGTCGCACAATTTTGAAGACATGACTAATGTTTCAAAAGAAACGCGAACCATGCTCGAAAATAACTTTGTGATAAATCACATCAAGGTTGACCAAATGCAGCGTAGCGAAGACGGCACAGTAAAAAATGCAGTTCGTTTACACGATGGGTTGATTGTTGAAAGCGTTTTGATTCCGACAGAAACCAGAACAACAGCTTGTGTTTCGAGCCAGGTTGGTTGTAGTTTGGATTGTAATTTTTGCGCCACAGCGCGTTTAAAGAGAATGCGGAATCTGGAACCGGGAGAAATCTACGACCAGGTTGTTGCTATTGACAAAGAAAGTCGTTTGTATTACAACCGACCGCTTTCCAATATTGTTTTTATGGGAATGGGTGAACCATTGATGAATTACAACAATGTTATGAAAGCAATTACCATGATTACATCAGAAGAAGGTTTAGGAATGTCGCCAAAACGAATTACAGTTTCCACTTCCGGAGTTTCAAAGATGATTAAAAAAATGGCAGATGATGATGTCAAATTCAAGTTGGCCGTTTCATTGCATTCCGCTATTGAAGAAACCAGAAACCATATTATGCCTTTTACCAAAAACTTTCAGTTGCCCGAATTGAAAGAAGCTTTGCAGTATTGGTATCAAAAGACCAAAAGCAAAGTAACATACGAATATGTAGTTTGGAAAGGCATTAATGACGATAAATCTTCTATTGACGCTTTGGTCAAATTTTGTAAATATGTTCCATGTAAAGTCAATTTGATTGAATACAACCCAATTGATGATGGTGAATTCCAACAAGCATCAGATGAAGCAATCGATAATTATATCAAAGCGTTGGCAAAAAATGATATCGTAGCCAAAGTTCGCCGAAGCCGTGGAAAAGACATTGATGCGGCTTGCGGACAATTAGCCAATAAGTCATAA
- a CDS encoding acetyl-CoA hydrolase/transferase family protein, with product MSKYVTAEEAIKVVKSNDRVYVQAAAAAPTILTKALADRASELRNVEVCHLHTEGPAPYANPELADSFHVNSFFIGANVRNTLSAGNGSYTPVFLSELPHLFRKKVLLIDVAFIHVSPPDKHGYCSLGVSVEATVAAIENAKTVIAQVNPQMPRTFGDGIIHVSEIDYLVEVDTPIYGYEMNSFTKEEEKIGEYVASLIEDRSTLQMGIGSIPNAALSKLKNHKDLGLHTEMFSDGVIDLIESDVINCNYKGTLRGRVLATFLIGSKRLYDFVNDNPFIEMKESSMVNDTARIRKNPKMVAINSAIEVDVTGQVCADSIGAKMYSGVGGQMDFIRGASLSDGGKAIIALPSITKRGESRIVPYLKQGAGVVSTRSHVQYIITENGIADLYGKTLKQRLNEMVRIAHPTHQESIERSYFEMLQ from the coding sequence ATGAGCAAATATGTCACCGCTGAAGAAGCCATCAAAGTCGTGAAGTCTAATGATAGGGTCTATGTTCAAGCCGCCGCCGCCGCACCAACCATTTTAACCAAAGCCTTAGCAGATAGAGCTTCGGAACTTCGCAATGTTGAGGTTTGTCATTTACACACCGAAGGACCGGCACCTTATGCCAATCCTGAATTAGCCGATAGTTTTCATGTGAATTCTTTTTTTATTGGGGCCAATGTACGCAATACTTTATCAGCAGGTAATGGTTCATATACACCGGTATTTTTAAGTGAGTTACCGCATTTGTTTCGCAAAAAAGTATTGCTGATTGATGTTGCATTCATTCATGTTTCGCCACCCGATAAACATGGTTATTGTTCGCTTGGCGTTTCAGTTGAAGCAACAGTTGCTGCTATCGAAAATGCTAAAACGGTTATAGCCCAGGTTAATCCGCAAATGCCAAGAACTTTTGGGGATGGAATTATTCACGTGTCCGAAATTGATTATTTGGTTGAGGTTGACACGCCAATTTATGGGTATGAAATGAATTCGTTTACCAAAGAAGAAGAAAAGATTGGTGAGTATGTTGCATCCTTAATTGAAGACAGAAGCACACTGCAAATGGGAATTGGTTCTATTCCGAATGCAGCTTTGAGTAAACTCAAAAATCATAAAGATTTAGGCTTGCACACCGAAATGTTTTCTGATGGCGTTATTGATTTGATTGAAAGCGATGTTATCAATTGCAATTACAAAGGCACGTTGCGAGGAAGAGTTTTGGCTACTTTTTTAATAGGTTCCAAACGGTTGTATGACTTTGTTAATGACAATCCGTTTATCGAAATGAAAGAATCATCAATGGTTAATGATACCGCCCGAATTCGTAAAAACCCAAAAATGGTTGCAATTAATTCGGCTATAGAAGTTGATGTAACCGGACAGGTTTGTGCTGATTCTATTGGTGCCAAAATGTATTCGGGTGTAGGAGGCCAAATGGATTTTATTCGTGGCGCTTCTTTAAGTGATGGCGGAAAAGCGATTATTGCCTTGCCTTCCATTACTAAAAGAGGCGAAAGCAGAATTGTACCTTACTTAAAGCAAGGGGCTGGTGTAGTTTCTACTCGTTCCCACGTGCAATATATTATTACCGAAAATGGTATTGCTGATTTGTACGGTAAAACTTTGAAACAACGCCTCAACGAAATGGTACGAATTGCACATCCAACCCATCAGGAAAGCATTGAAAGAAGTTATTTTGAAATGTTGCAATAA
- a CDS encoding polyprenyl synthetase family protein — MNITSQIKKPIQQEMELFEKKFYESMTSKIALLNRITYYIVNRKGKQMRPMFVFLVAKMLSEKNEVNERTYRGASVIELIHTATLVHDDVVDDSNRRRGFFSINALWKNKIAVLVGDYLLSKGLLLSIDNGDFDLLRIISVAVREMSEGELLQIEKARRLDIVEDVYYEIIRKKTATLIASCCALGAKSVSEDESQVEAMRKFGELIGMAFQIKDDLFDYTDDAIGKPTGIDIKEQKMTLPLIYALNNCTPKEKSWCINSIKNHNKDKKRVKEVIQFVKDKNGLTYAEQKMVAFQQEALQILEKFPQSDYRDALSLMVNYVIERKK; from the coding sequence ATGAACATCACCTCACAAATAAAAAAACCCATTCAGCAGGAAATGGAACTTTTTGAAAAAAAGTTCTATGAATCGATGACTTCCAAAATTGCCTTACTCAACAGAATCACCTATTACATCGTAAACAGGAAAGGAAAACAAATGCGCCCAATGTTTGTTTTTCTGGTTGCCAAAATGCTTTCCGAAAAAAATGAAGTCAATGAAAGGACTTATCGCGGCGCTTCAGTTATTGAGTTAATTCATACAGCAACTTTGGTTCATGATGATGTGGTTGACGACAGCAATCGTCGTCGGGGATTTTTCTCTATTAATGCTTTGTGGAAAAATAAAATTGCGGTTCTTGTTGGTGATTATTTATTGTCTAAAGGATTGCTGCTTTCGATAGACAATGGCGATTTTGATTTGCTCCGAATAATATCAGTAGCCGTGAGGGAAATGAGCGAAGGCGAATTACTTCAAATTGAAAAAGCACGCAGATTAGATATTGTTGAAGATGTCTATTATGAAATCATCCGAAAAAAAACTGCGACCTTAATTGCTTCCTGTTGTGCACTTGGCGCCAAATCGGTTTCTGAAGATGAATCTCAGGTGGAAGCAATGCGAAAATTTGGCGAACTCATCGGAATGGCATTTCAAATCAAAGACGATTTGTTTGATTATACGGATGATGCGATTGGAAAACCAACCGGAATCGACATCAAAGAACAAAAAATGACCTTGCCTTTGATTTATGCTTTGAATAATTGTACACCTAAAGAAAAAAGTTGGTGCATCAATTCGATTAAAAATCACAACAAGGACAAAAAACGTGTTAAAGAAGTTATCCAATTTGTAAAAGACAAAAACGGATTGACTTATGCCGAACAAAAAATGGTAGCATTCCAGCAGGAAGCACTTCAAATTCTTGAAAAATTTCCCCAATCTGACTATAGAGATGCGCTTTCTCTTATGGTAAATTACGTTATCGAAAGAAAAAAATAA
- a CDS encoding O-methyltransferase has product MHFLSEELDIYVTQHSENEPELLAQLNKETHQKILQPRMLSGHFQGRVLSMLSKIIHPTNILEVGTYTGYATLCLAEGLAENGTIDTLDNEEELFDFQRKYFDKTIWANQITQHLGDAIDIIPTLTKKYDLVFIDADKENYINYFHLIVPMMNKGGIILSDNVLWSGKVLEEVKPNDITTKILLEYNQLLKEDPRVETVLLPIRDGLTVSRIL; this is encoded by the coding sequence ATGCATTTCCTTTCCGAAGAATTAGATATTTATGTAACCCAACATTCAGAAAACGAACCTGAATTATTGGCGCAACTAAATAAAGAAACACATCAAAAAATCCTGCAGCCGCGAATGTTGAGCGGGCATTTTCAAGGAAGGGTTTTGAGTATGCTTTCTAAAATCATTCATCCAACAAACATTCTTGAAGTCGGAACGTATACAGGTTATGCCACACTTTGCCTGGCAGAAGGTTTAGCAGAAAACGGCACGATTGATACTTTGGACAACGAAGAAGAGTTATTCGATTTTCAGAGAAAATATTTCGACAAAACCATTTGGGCAAACCAAATAACACAGCACCTTGGCGACGCCATAGATATTATCCCGACGCTGACTAAAAAATACGATTTGGTTTTTATTGATGCCGATAAGGAAAACTATATTAATTATTTCCATTTGATTGTTCCAATGATGAACAAAGGTGGAATCATACTTTCGGACAACGTTTTGTGGAGCGGAAAAGTTTTGGAAGAAGTAAAACCAAACGACATTACAACCAAAATCCTTTTGGAATATAATCAATTATTGAAAGAAGACCCAAGAGTAGAAACTGTTTTATTGCCTATTCGTGATGGATTAACCGTTTCAAGAATTCTTTAG
- a CDS encoding murein L,D-transpeptidase catalytic domain family protein, which yields MSFTSLPSKSNSKKISAETETTTVLENVSIYNQLDANSFVLPSFESFNLALSGFNLLKDKGLVQKNILTLVDFSLSSNKKRLWVIDLDKKIILFQTLVAHGRNTGEEFAKQFSNQAESFQSSVGFYATGEIYDGKHGMSLKLDGLEKGLNDKARERAVVVHGADYVSESFIKQNKRLGRSQGCPALPVEMNAKIINVIKDKSCLFIYHPSAANEIMSRLAS from the coding sequence ATGTCTTTTACAAGTCTTCCTAGCAAATCAAATTCCAAAAAAATTAGCGCAGAAACAGAAACTACTACTGTTTTAGAAAATGTATCTATTTATAATCAATTAGATGCAAACTCTTTTGTATTGCCAAGTTTTGAGAGTTTCAATTTAGCATTGAGTGGTTTTAATTTGCTAAAAGATAAAGGTCTTGTTCAAAAAAACATCTTAACCTTAGTTGATTTTAGTTTGTCTTCAAACAAGAAACGTCTTTGGGTAATCGATTTGGATAAAAAAATTATATTGTTCCAAACTTTGGTAGCGCACGGAAGAAATACCGGAGAAGAATTTGCTAAGCAATTTTCAAATCAGGCTGAATCTTTCCAAAGCAGTGTAGGATTTTATGCCACAGGTGAAATTTATGACGGTAAGCACGGAATGTCTTTAAAATTAGACGGACTTGAAAAAGGATTAAACGACAAGGCAAGAGAAAGAGCTGTTGTAGTTCACGGAGCAGATTATGTTTCGGAATCGTTTATAAAACAAAACAAGAGATTAGGAAGAAGTCAAGGCTGTCCAGCACTTCCTGTTGAAATGAATGCCAAAATTATCAATGTGATAAAAGATAAATCGTGTTTATTCATTTATCATCCATCTGCAGCCAACGAAATAATGTCGAGATTGGCGTCTTAA
- the gpmI gene encoding 2,3-bisphosphoglycerate-independent phosphoglycerate mutase: MNKKVILMILDGWGKSPDPKVSAIDNANVPFINSLYQKYPNAQLRTDGLNVGLPEGQMGNSEVGHMNLGAGRIVYQDLAKINLAVRDKTMSQEKPLIDAFNYAKANNKAVHFLGLVSDGGVHSHTSHLRSLIDVSQDFGLEKVFVHAFTDGRDVDPKSGKKYIQDLEKYIKNSTVKIASVVGRYYAMDRDKRWERVKLAYDLLVNGTGKHTTNLVDSIAESYANNVTDEFILPLTVVDANDKPIATIQNDDVLVFFNFRTDRGRELTEALSQKDFHEQNMHKLNLYYVTMTNYNDTYQNVHVIYDKDNITQTLGEVLEKHNKTQIRIAETEKYPHVTFFFSGGREQPFHGETRILRNSPKVATYDLQPEMSAFELKDALIPELKEGRVDFVCLNFANGDMVGHTGVMAAAIKACEAVDICVKEVVETALENNYTTIIIADHGNCETMINPDGSPNTAHTTNPVPIILVDKDHIRIQDGVLGDLAPTILELMGIQKPEVMTGKSLLVRL; encoded by the coding sequence ATGAACAAAAAAGTAATTCTAATGATATTGGACGGTTGGGGAAAATCTCCAGACCCAAAAGTCTCCGCCATCGATAATGCCAATGTTCCGTTTATAAATAGTTTGTACCAAAAATATCCAAATGCCCAACTCAGAACCGATGGATTGAACGTTGGTTTACCCGAAGGACAAATGGGAAACAGCGAAGTGGGTCACATGAATCTTGGCGCCGGAAGAATTGTCTATCAGGATTTGGCAAAAATCAATTTGGCCGTTAGAGACAAAACTATGAGCCAGGAAAAGCCTTTGATTGATGCGTTTAATTATGCCAAAGCCAATAACAAAGCGGTTCACTTTTTAGGATTGGTTTCTGATGGCGGCGTTCATTCACACACTTCACATCTTCGCAGTTTAATCGATGTTTCGCAGGATTTTGGTTTGGAAAAAGTTTTTGTTCATGCCTTTACGGATGGTCGCGATGTTGACCCAAAATCAGGAAAAAAATACATTCAGGATTTAGAAAAGTATATTAAAAATTCTACCGTTAAAATAGCTAGTGTTGTAGGTCGTTATTACGCTATGGACAGGGACAAACGATGGGAACGCGTGAAGTTAGCTTATGATTTACTAGTTAACGGAACTGGAAAACACACCACAAATTTGGTTGACAGCATCGCCGAAAGTTATGCCAATAATGTTACCGATGAATTCATTCTTCCGTTGACAGTTGTTGATGCTAATGACAAACCAATAGCCACTATTCAAAATGACGATGTGTTGGTATTCTTCAATTTCAGAACAGACCGTGGACGTGAATTGACCGAAGCGCTTTCGCAAAAAGATTTTCACGAACAAAACATGCACAAACTGAATTTGTACTATGTTACGATGACCAATTATAATGATACCTATCAAAATGTTCATGTAATTTACGATAAAGACAACATCACTCAAACGCTTGGCGAAGTCTTAGAAAAACACAATAAAACGCAGATTCGTATTGCCGAAACCGAAAAATACCCGCATGTTACTTTCTTTTTCTCAGGCGGAAGAGAACAGCCTTTTCATGGTGAAACCCGAATTCTGAGAAATTCACCAAAAGTAGCCACCTACGATTTGCAACCCGAAATGAGCGCTTTTGAATTGAAAGATGCCTTGATTCCCGAACTTAAAGAAGGAAGAGTAGATTTCGTTTGTTTGAACTTTGCCAATGGCGATATGGTTGGGCATACCGGCGTTATGGCTGCTGCGATTAAAGCCTGTGAAGCGGTTGACATTTGTGTAAAAGAAGTAGTTGAAACAGCACTTGAAAACAATTATACAACCATTATCATTGCCGACCACGGAAACTGCGAAACGATGATAAATCCGGATGGTTCACCCAATACTGCACACACGACTAATCCGGTGCCGATTATTTTAGTTGATAAAGATCACATCAGAATACAAGATGGTGTTTTGGGCGATTTAGCGCCGACTATTTTAGAACTGATGGGTATTCAAAAACCCGAAGTCATGACCGGAAAGTCTCTTTTAGTACGATTGTAA
- the tatA gene encoding twin-arginine translocase TatA/TatE family subunit: MFGIGGGELILIILIALMLFGSDKIPEIARAMGKGMAQLKNATNEIKSEIQKGAEANGIDTSMKQLTSTFTDEVEKVKSNLDSNILPEVTKTKEDIEDLTGPIKRQR; this comes from the coding sequence ATGTTTGGAATTGGTGGTGGCGAATTAATCCTTATTATTTTAATTGCCTTAATGCTTTTTGGTTCAGATAAAATACCTGAAATTGCAAGAGCAATGGGGAAAGGAATGGCGCAGTTAAAAAACGCTACAAACGAAATAAAAAGCGAAATCCAAAAAGGTGCTGAAGCCAATGGAATAGATACTTCTATGAAACAATTGACTTCAACATTTACCGATGAGGTTGAAAAAGTAAAATCAAATTTGGATTCGAATATACTACCTGAAGTTACCAAAACAAAAGAAGATATTGAGGATTTAACCGGACCAATAAAAAGACAACGGTAG
- a CDS encoding DUF5916 domain-containing protein: MFGQKKTLQTQFTDEKISIDGKFDEKAWKSAQIATDFVMYAPYNGVPIPPEKKTEVKIVYTNEAIYVAASLYDDQPSEISRELTERDNFATADHFGVQLNGYNDGQQEFRFFVSAAGVQIDVFYTEANGEDVSWNAIWESKTQLTNFGWVVEMRIPYAALRFSTEKKQTWGLNFYREIRRDNQQYNWNLIRNEISSESNQAGILEGIENIKTPTRLFLIPFSSYYLHANKNQKTYGELKGGLDIKYGINDAFTLDAILIPDFGQTKFDNVELNLSAFEQQFAENRPFFTEGTDLFNKGDLLYTRRIGESPSIALADNETVDVYPNTIKLINALKVSGRTKGGLGIGVLNAVTEQTSVEVKNTDTNQTRLETLAPVTNYNVFVLDQRFNKNSSVSLTNTNVTRNGDFRDANVAALAWDLKTTANTFQMLGNFQYSLINDVEDTNGFKSYLEFNKTKGKYRYGIGGSYVSRDYDNNDLGINFQTHYHSFYGNVSYRILKPNKTFNSFKLSLNAASDYENDTGKTQNNYLNIGLNTYNTKNDYFGYGVNSRPFKVYDFYEPRSADDSKFVIYPEFYETWFFYSSNYIRKFAIDFNPTITFLNEKDRMNYGVFISPRYRFSDHLSLIYSFKFSRQNRNIGWVDFDDDGNTIFARRNRITYINTLQGKYSLNANMNLNLTVRHYWSYAVNHDYLTLQDDGTLTDNLIYNTNKNSNLNTWNLDLSYSWWFAPGSQVSVLYRNSSSLFSREYSRQFGSNFRDAINNENLSHVLSISVRYFIDYNTLKNSKFSKSFTKPKERIHF; encoded by the coding sequence ATGTTTGGTCAAAAAAAGACACTTCAAACCCAATTTACCGACGAAAAAATCTCAATTGACGGCAAGTTTGATGAGAAAGCATGGAAATCTGCTCAGATTGCAACCGATTTTGTCATGTATGCACCTTATAACGGAGTGCCCATTCCACCTGAAAAAAAAACGGAAGTAAAAATCGTATACACCAATGAAGCTATTTATGTTGCCGCATCACTTTATGATGATCAGCCAAGTGAAATTTCACGTGAATTAACCGAAAGAGACAACTTCGCTACAGCAGATCATTTTGGCGTACAACTCAACGGTTACAATGACGGGCAACAAGAGTTTCGTTTTTTTGTTAGTGCAGCCGGAGTTCAGATAGATGTTTTTTATACTGAAGCAAATGGCGAAGATGTTTCCTGGAATGCCATTTGGGAGAGTAAAACACAGCTTACCAATTTTGGTTGGGTCGTTGAAATGAGAATACCATATGCTGCTTTGCGTTTTTCGACAGAAAAGAAACAAACATGGGGGCTGAATTTTTACAGGGAAATTAGACGCGATAATCAGCAATATAACTGGAACTTAATCCGAAATGAAATAAGTTCAGAAAGTAACCAGGCCGGAATTCTGGAAGGCATCGAAAACATAAAAACACCTACCCGATTGTTTCTAATTCCTTTTTCTTCTTATTACTTACATGCCAATAAGAATCAAAAAACGTATGGCGAATTGAAAGGCGGTTTGGATATTAAGTACGGAATCAATGATGCATTTACGCTTGATGCCATTTTAATCCCTGATTTTGGGCAAACCAAATTCGACAATGTAGAATTAAACCTTAGTGCTTTTGAACAGCAATTTGCTGAAAACAGACCTTTCTTTACTGAAGGAACCGATTTGTTTAATAAAGGCGACTTACTTTACACCAGAAGAATCGGTGAAAGTCCATCAATTGCATTAGCAGACAACGAAACTGTTGATGTCTATCCAAATACTATAAAATTAATCAATGCCCTGAAAGTTTCGGGAAGAACAAAAGGCGGTTTGGGAATTGGTGTTTTGAATGCCGTTACTGAGCAAACAAGCGTTGAAGTCAAAAATACCGATACCAATCAAACCCGATTAGAAACTTTAGCGCCGGTAACCAATTATAATGTTTTTGTTCTTGATCAACGTTTTAATAAGAATTCATCGGTTTCATTGACAAATACAAACGTAACCCGTAACGGTGATTTTAGAGACGCAAATGTTGCTGCTTTAGCCTGGGATTTAAAAACTACAGCTAATACATTTCAGATGCTGGGTAATTTTCAATACAGCCTAATTAATGATGTTGAAGACACCAATGGTTTCAAATCTTATCTCGAATTCAATAAAACAAAAGGGAAGTATCGATATGGTATTGGTGGGTCTTATGTTTCCAGAGACTACGACAATAATGATTTGGGAATTAATTTTCAAACCCATTATCATTCATTTTATGGAAATGTAAGTTACCGGATTTTAAAACCAAACAAAACGTTTAACTCTTTTAAATTGAGTTTGAATGCGGCTTCAGATTATGAGAATGATACTGGGAAAACTCAAAACAATTACTTAAATATAGGCCTAAATACATATAATACAAAAAATGATTATTTCGGATATGGTGTCAATTCAAGACCGTTTAAAGTGTACGATTTCTATGAACCTCGTTCCGCCGATGATTCAAAGTTTGTGATTTATCCAGAATTTTATGAAACCTGGTTCTTTTATTCATCTAATTATATTCGAAAATTTGCGATAGATTTTAATCCAACCATAACTTTTTTAAACGAAAAAGACAGAATGAATTATGGAGTTTTTATAAGTCCGAGATATCGTTTCAGTGATCATTTATCTTTGATTTATAGTTTCAAATTTTCAAGACAAAACAGAAATATCGGTTGGGTAGACTTTGATGACGATGGCAACACTATTTTTGCAAGAAGAAACAGAATTACCTATATCAATACTCTGCAAGGTAAATACTCTCTCAATGCCAACATGAACCTGAACTTAACCGTTCGTCATTATTGGTCCTATGCGGTAAATCATGACTATTTGACCTTACAGGATGATGGAACTCTTACCGATAATTTAATTTACAACACTAATAAAAACTCCAATCTTAATACCTGGAATCTGGATTTATCCTATTCCTGGTGGTTTGCTCCGGGAAGTCAGGTTTCTGTTTTGTATCGAAATAGTTCTTCTTTATTTAGTCGCGAATACAGTCGCCAATTCGGAAGTAATTTCAGAGATGCTATTAACAATGAGAACCTGAGCCATGTCTTATCAATAAGCGTTCGATATTTTATTGATTACAATACACTGAAAAATTCTAAGTTTTCCAAATCATTTACAAAACCAAAGGAAAGAATACATTTCTAA
- a CDS encoding RNA polymerase sigma factor → MKVINLHQEEKELIELAVENNRHAQHRLYSKFSPKMLSVCRQYIKDIQQAEDIMITAFMKVFTNLQHFEHKGSFEGWIRRIMINECISFIRVQKKVKFIEDENFSEERYNNIESQFSVEDIQFLIDNLPDGYRMVFNLYCIEGFKHQEIATMLGINEGTSKSQLSHARRMLQENVKKLKNYENGTE, encoded by the coding sequence TTGAAAGTAATCAATTTACATCAGGAAGAAAAAGAATTAATCGAATTGGCTGTCGAAAATAACCGTCATGCGCAACATAGATTATATTCTAAATTTTCTCCAAAAATGTTAAGCGTTTGCCGCCAATATATAAAAGATATACAGCAGGCAGAAGACATTATGATTACGGCTTTTATGAAAGTGTTTACCAATCTTCAGCATTTTGAACACAAAGGAAGTTTTGAAGGTTGGATTAGAAGAATTATGATTAACGAATGTATTTCTTTTATCAGAGTTCAGAAAAAAGTAAAGTTCATTGAAGACGAGAATTTTTCCGAAGAACGATATAACAATATTGAAAGCCAATTTTCGGTAGAAGACATTCAGTTTTTGATTGACAATTTGCCTGACGGTTACAGAATGGTTTTCAATCTGTATTGCATCGAAGGGTTCAAACATCAGGAAATTGCAACGATGCTCGGAATCAATGAAGGCACATCAAAATCACAATTATCACACGCTAGAAGAATGCTGCAGGAGAATGTTAAAAAGCTAAAAAATTATGAAAATGGAACCGAATAA
- a CDS encoding phosphatase PAP2 family protein → MLEKIIQLDKELLIFLNGLGSPAFDSLWLVITKQINWAPIFLIVFYLLQKKLGWKNFGYYILFTAVLILVCDQTSNLFKWYFERLRPCNDPEIQDMLRLYWKKSKSFSFFSGHAANSMATTVLTFMILKKYYKHAYLLFLFPLIFAYSRIYLGLHFPSDILTGYAFGATFGFICYKLYQKYILKNS, encoded by the coding sequence GTGCTGGAAAAAATCATCCAATTAGATAAAGAATTGCTGATTTTCTTAAACGGATTAGGTTCGCCAGCGTTTGATAGTTTGTGGTTAGTAATTACCAAACAGATTAATTGGGCACCAATATTTCTAATTGTTTTTTATCTGTTGCAAAAGAAACTAGGCTGGAAAAATTTTGGTTACTACATTCTTTTCACAGCAGTTTTAATATTGGTTTGCGACCAAACGTCAAATCTTTTCAAATGGTATTTTGAGCGTTTACGACCTTGTAATGATCCGGAAATCCAGGATATGTTAAGATTATATTGGAAAAAAAGCAAGTCGTTTAGTTTCTTCTCAGGTCATGCGGCCAACTCAATGGCGACAACAGTTTTGACATTTATGATTTTAAAGAAATATTACAAACACGCTTATTTGCTGTTCCTGTTTCCATTGATTTTTGCCTACAGCCGAATTTATCTTGGGTTGCATTTTCCGTCAGATATTTTAACGGGTTATGCATTTGGAGCAACATTCGGATTTATTTGTTACAAACTATACCAGAAGTATATTCTAAAGAATTCTTGA